In Arthrobacter citreus, a single genomic region encodes these proteins:
- the spoVS gene encoding stage V sporulation protein SpoVS, producing MEILKVSAKSNPNSVAGALAGVLRERGTAEIQAIGAGALNQAVKAVAIARGFVAPSGVDLICIPAFTDIQIDGEERTAIKLIVEPR from the coding sequence ATGGAAATATTAAAAGTTTCAGCAAAGTCAAACCCTAATTCTGTAGCAGGAGCACTTGCAGGTGTATTGAGAGAGCGTGGTACAGCAGAAATTCAAGCAATCGGTGCTGGCGCGTTAAACCAAGCTGTAAAAGCAGTTGCAATTGCGAGAGGATTCGTTGCACCAAGTGGTGTGGACCTAATTTGTATCCCTGCATTTACAGATATTCAAATCGATGGGGAAGAGCGTACAGCGATTAAATTAATCGTAGAACCTCGTTAA
- a CDS encoding TIGR00282 family metallophosphoesterase → MRIMFIGDVVGSNGRTMVKANLQALKRKYNPSVTIINGENAAHGKGITEKIYREFLELGAQAVTLGNHAWDKKDIFEFIDQAKYLVRPANFPEGTPGNGLVFLNFNDVEIAVINLQGRTFLPPLDCPFKKADELIKIAQKRTKIIFVDFHAEATSEKIAMGWYLDGRVTAVVGTHTHVQTADERVLPAGTAFITDVGMTGPYDGILGVTREAVIKKFLTNLPVRFEVDEGRGQLSGVIIELDKQTGHAKSIKRIQINDDHQEL, encoded by the coding sequence ATGAGAATAATGTTTATAGGCGATGTAGTTGGTTCAAATGGTAGAACAATGGTAAAAGCAAATCTTCAGGCTTTAAAAAGGAAATATAATCCTTCAGTAACAATCATAAATGGTGAAAATGCAGCCCATGGTAAAGGGATAACGGAAAAAATTTATCGTGAATTTTTAGAATTAGGTGCTCAAGCAGTAACACTTGGTAATCACGCATGGGATAAAAAAGATATTTTTGAATTTATTGATCAAGCAAAATACTTAGTAAGACCAGCTAATTTCCCTGAAGGTACTCCAGGGAATGGTTTAGTATTTTTAAACTTTAATGATGTTGAAATAGCGGTTATCAATTTACAAGGTAGAACATTTCTACCGCCACTTGATTGTCCGTTTAAAAAAGCTGATGAACTAATAAAAATCGCACAAAAAAGAACGAAAATTATTTTTGTTGATTTTCATGCTGAAGCAACAAGTGAAAAGATTGCTATGGGCTGGTATTTAGATGGAAGAGTAACTGCGGTTGTTGGTACTCATACACATGTACAAACAGCTGATGAGCGAGTATTACCTGCTGGTACAGCGTTTATTACGGACGTAGGGATGACTGGTCCTTATGATGGGATTTTAGGTGTTACAAGGGAAGCCGTTATTAAAAAATTCTTAACGAACTTACCAGTGAGATTCGAAGTAGATGAAGGTAGAGGCCAGCTAAGTGGTGTTATTATCGAATTAGATAAACAAACAGGCCATGCAAAATCTATTAAAAGAATACAAATTAATGATGACCATCAAGAGCTATAA
- the rny gene encoding ribonuclease Y: MGANTIILIIFALLATFGVGYAVGFFVRKSIAEAKINGATNHANQIIEDAKRDSETVKKEALLEAKDEIYKIRTDAENEIRDRRSEIQKSENRLTQKEENLDRKDDGLSKRESALERKEESLVLKQQQIEDMESKIEALIAAQQEELERISSLNREEARQLILTKVENELSHETAILVKETEARAKEEADKRAKDILSLAIQRCAADHVAETTVSVVNLPNDEMKGRIIGREGRNIRTLETLTGIDLIIDDTPEAVILSGFDPIRRETARIALDKLVQDGRIHPARIEEMVEKSRREVDEYIREVGEQTTFEVGVHGIHPDLIKILGRLKFRTSYGQNVLKHSMEVANLAGLMAAELGEDTKLAKRAGLLHDIGKAIDHEVEGSHVEIGVELATKYKEHPVVINSIASHHGDAAPTSIIAVLVAAADALSAARPGARSETLENYIRRLEKLEEISESYEGVEKSFAIQAGREVRIMVKPDTIDDLQAHRLARDIRKRIEDELDYPGHIKVTVIRETRAVEYAK; encoded by the coding sequence ATGGGTGCAAATACTATAATTTTGATCATCTTCGCATTGCTTGCCACATTCGGAGTCGGTTATGCTGTCGGATTTTTTGTCCGTAAGTCCATTGCAGAAGCTAAAATAAATGGCGCAACTAATCATGCAAATCAAATTATTGAAGATGCAAAACGTGATTCAGAAACAGTTAAAAAAGAAGCTTTATTGGAAGCAAAGGACGAAATTTACAAAATTCGTACAGATGCAGAGAACGAAATTCGAGATCGACGTAGTGAAATACAGAAATCTGAAAATCGTTTAACGCAAAAAGAAGAGAACTTAGATCGTAAAGATGATGGACTTTCAAAACGTGAGTCTGCTCTTGAAAGAAAAGAGGAATCTCTTGTTTTAAAACAACAGCAGATAGAAGATATGGAAAGCAAGATAGAAGCATTAATTGCTGCCCAACAAGAAGAGTTAGAGAGAATTTCTAGCTTAAATCGTGAAGAAGCAAGACAATTAATACTTACTAAAGTCGAAAATGAATTATCCCATGAAACAGCAATACTAGTTAAAGAAACAGAAGCTCGAGCAAAAGAAGAAGCAGATAAGAGAGCAAAAGATATTTTATCATTAGCAATCCAGCGTTGTGCTGCAGATCATGTTGCTGAAACAACTGTTTCAGTTGTAAATCTTCCAAATGATGAGATGAAAGGTCGTATTATCGGTCGTGAAGGTCGAAATATACGTACTTTAGAAACGTTAACTGGTATAGATTTAATTATTGATGATACGCCTGAAGCTGTAATATTATCAGGTTTTGACCCAATTCGTCGTGAAACTGCGAGAATTGCACTAGATAAATTAGTACAAGATGGTCGAATCCATCCTGCACGAATCGAGGAAATGGTTGAAAAATCTAGAAGAGAAGTAGATGAGTACATACGTGAAGTCGGTGAACAAACTACTTTCGAAGTGGGTGTCCATGGAATTCACCCTGACTTAATCAAAATATTAGGTCGTCTGAAATTTAGAACTAGTTATGGACAAAATGTACTAAAACATTCGATGGAAGTAGCTAACTTAGCTGGTCTTATGGCTGCTGAACTAGGTGAAGATACAAAACTTGCAAAACGAGCAGGATTACTTCACGATATTGGTAAAGCGATTGACCATGAGGTAGAAGGAAGCCACGTTGAAATCGGTGTTGAATTAGCAACAAAATATAAAGAACATCCAGTAGTAATCAATAGTATCGCATCTCACCATGGAGATGCTGCGCCAACTTCAATCATAGCAGTTCTTGTAGCTGCTGCAGATGCACTATCTGCTGCAAGACCAGGTGCTCGTAGTGAAACTTTAGAAAACTATATCCGACGTTTAGAAAAACTTGAAGAGATTTCTGAATCGTATGAAGGTGTAGAGAAGTCATTCGCTATTCAAGCTGGTCGTGAAGTCCGCATAATGGTAAAACCAGATACAATTGATGATTTACAAGCTCATAGATTAGCAAGAGATATTAGAAAACGTATTGAAGACGAACTGGATTATCCAGGTCATATAAAAGTTACGGTTATTCGAGAAACTCGTGCAGTCGAGTATGCAAAATAA
- the recA gene encoding recombinase RecA, whose translation MSDRQAALDMALKQIEKQFGKGSIMKLGEQTDRQISTISSGSLALDVALGVGGYPRGRIIEVYGPESSGKTTVALHAIAEVQANGGQAAFIDAEHALDPVYAQKLGVNIDELLLSQPDTGEQGLEIAEALVRSGAIDIIVVDSVAALVPKAEIEGDMGDAHVGLQARLMSQALRKLSGAINKSKTITIFINQIREKVGVMFGNPETTPGGRALKFYSTIRLEVRRAEQLKQGNDIVGNKTKIKVVKNKVAPPFRQADVDIMYGEGISKEGEILDIGSDLDIVLKSGAWYSYNEERLGQGRENAKIFLKENKDIRDTIKQSIRVHHGLDNPVIVTQTDDEDQFSLLEE comes from the coding sequence ATGAGTGATCGCCAAGCTGCTTTAGATATGGCTTTAAAACAAATTGAAAAACAATTCGGTAAAGGTTCAATTATGAAACTAGGGGAACAAACAGATCGCCAAATTTCAACTATCTCTAGTGGATCGTTAGCACTAGATGTTGCATTAGGTGTAGGTGGATATCCAAGAGGCCGAATTATTGAAGTATATGGTCCTGAAAGTTCAGGTAAAACAACTGTAGCATTACATGCAATCGCTGAAGTTCAAGCAAATGGAGGACAAGCGGCGTTTATAGATGCTGAGCATGCATTAGATCCTGTCTATGCTCAAAAATTAGGTGTAAACATTGATGAGTTATTATTATCTCAGCCTGATACAGGTGAACAAGGACTTGAAATTGCAGAAGCGTTAGTTCGTAGTGGTGCAATTGATATTATCGTTGTTGACTCAGTAGCAGCATTAGTTCCAAAAGCTGAAATTGAAGGAGACATGGGTGATGCTCACGTAGGTCTACAAGCTCGATTAATGTCTCAAGCATTACGTAAACTTTCAGGTGCAATTAACAAGTCAAAAACAATTACAATCTTCATTAACCAAATTCGTGAAAAAGTTGGGGTTATGTTCGGTAATCCTGAAACGACTCCAGGTGGACGTGCGTTAAAATTCTACTCTACAATTCGTTTAGAGGTACGTCGTGCTGAACAATTAAAACAAGGTAATGATATTGTAGGTAACAAAACGAAGATTAAAGTCGTTAAAAATAAGGTAGCACCACCATTCAGACAAGCAGATGTAGATATTATGTATGGAGAAGGTATTTCTAAAGAAGGGGAAATTCTTGATATTGGATCTGATTTAGATATCGTTCTTAAGAGTGGAGCATGGTATTCTTACAATGAAGAACGTCTTGGACAAGGCCGTGAGAATGCTAAGATATTCTTAAAAGAAAATAAAGATATACGTGATACGATTAAACAATCGATCCGTGTTCACCATGGCTTGGATAACCCTGTTATTGTTACTCAAACAGATGACGAAGATCAATTCTCTTTATTAGAAGAATAA
- a CDS encoding competence/damage-inducible protein A has protein sequence MILKRAEIIAVGTELLLGQIANTNAQFLAKHLSTLGYHHHFQTVVGDNSERLKHALEIASTRSDLIILTGGLGPTKDDLTKEVVSEFVQETLVYHTPSLEYIEQYFIKVNRPMTENNKKQALVINNAHVLLNKNGMAPGMVFESSDKQFVLLPGPPREMIPMVENELIPYFLKGKESNTIISKELKFFGIGESILETQILDLLENQSNPTIAPLASEGEVMLRITASASNEQEAEKLIGQAEEKIRERVGQFIYGTNGDNLFTVLSRKLKEFKLTISAAESLTGGLFSKRVTDIPGNSSIFKGSVVCYTNEMKQKLVNVPSDILANNGAVSAECAKSLVENIQSLTGSNISISFTGEAGPSTLENVPVGKVYIGIKMNDNEPFIKEFQFSGTREQIRLSSVKNGANMLIKLLHSSFESQDL, from the coding sequence ATGATTTTGAAGCGTGCTGAAATAATTGCTGTAGGGACTGAGCTACTTTTAGGTCAAATTGCAAACACGAATGCGCAATTTTTGGCTAAACATTTATCTACACTAGGATATCACCATCATTTCCAAACGGTTGTAGGAGATAACTCAGAACGACTTAAACATGCACTTGAAATCGCTTCTACTAGAAGTGATTTAATTATCTTAACTGGTGGATTAGGTCCAACTAAAGATGATTTAACAAAAGAAGTTGTTTCTGAATTTGTACAAGAAACACTTGTATACCATACTCCATCACTTGAGTACATTGAACAATATTTTATTAAAGTAAATCGACCAATGACTGAAAATAATAAAAAACAAGCATTGGTAATTAACAATGCGCACGTCTTATTAAATAAAAATGGAATGGCTCCTGGAATGGTTTTTGAATCTAGTGACAAGCAATTTGTTCTATTACCTGGACCACCAAGAGAAATGATTCCGATGGTTGAAAATGAATTAATTCCTTATTTCTTAAAAGGTAAGGAATCAAATACAATTATCTCAAAGGAACTCAAGTTTTTTGGGATCGGAGAATCAATTTTAGAAACTCAAATTCTTGATTTACTTGAAAACCAATCGAATCCAACAATTGCTCCTTTAGCAAGTGAAGGAGAAGTAATGCTCCGAATTACAGCAAGTGCTAGTAATGAACAAGAGGCAGAGAAATTAATTGGACAAGCTGAAGAAAAAATTCGCGAGCGTGTTGGGCAATTCATATACGGTACTAACGGTGATAATCTATTTACCGTTTTATCAAGAAAATTGAAGGAATTTAAACTGACTATATCTGCTGCTGAAAGTTTAACGGGTGGACTTTTCAGTAAAAGAGTGACAGACATTCCTGGTAATTCGTCCATTTTTAAAGGAAGTGTAGTTTGTTACACGAATGAAATGAAACAAAAACTAGTAAATGTACCATCAGACATCCTGGCAAATAACGGTGCAGTAAGTGCAGAATGTGCTAAATCACTAGTTGAAAATATTCAAAGTTTAACAGGTAGTAATATTTCGATTAGCTTTACTGGTGAAGCAGGACCTTCAACATTAGAAAATGTTCCAGTAGGTAAAGTATATATTGGAATAAAAATGAATGATAATGAACCGTTCATTAAAGAGTTCCAATTCAGTGGTACTAGGGAACAAATAAGATTATCGAGTGTTAAAAACGGCGCAAACATGCTGATTAAATTACTACATTCAAGTTTTGAAAGTCAAGACTTATAA
- the pgsA gene encoding CDP-diacylglycerol--glycerol-3-phosphate 3-phosphatidyltransferase, with the protein MNLPNKITVSRVCLIPLFMLVVLIDFGWGNITLIGDSIPVNHLVGAGIFIIASVTDFIDGYYARKFNLVTNFGKFLDPLADKLLVSSALIILTDFNYVPAWITIVIISREFAVTGLRMILAGTGEVHAAAMLGKIKTWAQIVAISAYFLHDFPLNFLPFSIADVALWVALFFTVYSGWDYFYKNRDVLIKSM; encoded by the coding sequence ATGAATTTACCAAATAAGATTACAGTATCAAGGGTTTGCTTAATCCCATTATTTATGTTGGTTGTTTTAATAGATTTTGGATGGGGAAATATTACGTTAATTGGTGATTCGATACCAGTTAACCACCTAGTAGGAGCAGGAATTTTTATTATTGCCTCTGTAACTGATTTTATTGATGGCTATTATGCACGAAAATTTAATTTAGTTACAAATTTTGGAAAGTTCCTAGATCCACTAGCTGACAAATTACTAGTATCTTCAGCGTTAATAATTTTAACTGATTTTAACTACGTTCCCGCGTGGATTACAATTGTCATTATAAGTAGAGAATTCGCTGTAACTGGTTTAAGAATGATCTTAGCTGGTACAGGTGAAGTTCATGCTGCAGCAATGTTAGGTAAAATTAAAACTTGGGCTCAAATCGTTGCGATTTCAGCATATTTCCTACATGACTTCCCATTGAATTTCTTACCATTTTCAATTGCAGATGTAGCACTTTGGGTTGCGTTATTCTTTACAGTATATTCTGGTTGGGATTATTTTTATAAAAATAGAGATGTTCTTATTAAATCAATGTAA
- a CDS encoding helix-turn-helix domain-containing protein, whose product MTEIGKYLKEAREAKGLSIDDVQELTKIQKRYLEAIEEGNYEILPGQFYVRAFIKQYAETIGVDVSGFLSDKPVIEDTVEANTIAEEVKHEEIPSRASKLKEPLNNVKSSRIMDYLPRILIAILIMGICIAIYMMLPSKNDEKSADTNQSQTNSNSEIEKPKNNALDQAKNDNKKQTEKAKNDETKQEPTQKITVDSAQGKRTSISLSGTDVFKLEVVANGESYVDLKNAEGKMFYSGILKQGQTQNYDLTEENEVTVNIGASNNVELRINDEVFKYPVSPTNAVHQKITIKNLKMNQ is encoded by the coding sequence GTGACAGAAATAGGAAAATATTTAAAAGAAGCAAGAGAAGCCAAAGGCTTATCAATTGATGATGTACAAGAGTTAACGAAGATTCAAAAACGTTATCTTGAAGCAATTGAAGAAGGTAACTATGAAATATTGCCTGGGCAATTTTATGTTCGTGCATTTATTAAACAATATGCAGAAACGATTGGCGTTGATGTGTCGGGTTTTCTATCTGATAAACCTGTCATAGAAGATACTGTTGAAGCAAATACAATTGCAGAAGAAGTAAAGCATGAAGAAATTCCTAGTAGAGCATCAAAACTTAAAGAACCATTAAACAACGTTAAGTCGTCGCGTATAATGGATTATTTACCAAGAATATTAATAGCAATCCTAATCATGGGAATCTGCATTGCTATCTATATGATGCTTCCATCAAAAAATGATGAAAAGTCTGCAGATACAAACCAATCTCAAACTAATTCTAATTCTGAAATAGAAAAACCAAAAAATAATGCTCTAGATCAGGCTAAAAATGATAATAAGAAACAAACAGAGAAAGCGAAAAATGATGAGACTAAGCAAGAACCGACTCAAAAAATTACAGTTGACTCTGCTCAAGGAAAACGCACTTCAATTTCATTATCTGGTACAGATGTATTTAAATTAGAAGTGGTTGCTAATGGTGAAAGTTATGTGGATTTAAAAAATGCTGAGGGAAAAATGTTTTATAGTGGGATTTTAAAACAAGGACAAACTCAAAACTATGACTTAACAGAAGAAAATGAAGTAACTGTAAATATTGGTGCTTCAAATAATGTTGAGCTAAGAATTAATGATGAGGTATTTAAATATCCAGTTAGTCCAACAAATGCTGTTCACCAAAAGATTACGATTAAAAATTTAAAAATGAATCAATAG
- a CDS encoding DUF3388 domain-containing protein → MELIEWYFEYEIHKNRPGLLGDIASLIGMLGINILTINGVDTMKRGMLLGCDNDDQITRFESILNTMDNITIIKLRKPTLRDRLAVRHGTYIQRDVDDKKTFRFVRDDLGMLVDFMAELFKQPGHKLIGIRGMPRVGKTESVVAASVCANKRWLFVSSTLIKQTLRSQLIEDEYNSDNVFIIDGILSHRRANEQHWQLVREIMAMSSVKVVEHPDVFVQQTEYSLDDFDYIIELRNDENEEIKYELVDQMDKNGHNSFSMFDF, encoded by the coding sequence ATGGAGTTAATCGAATGGTATTTTGAGTATGAAATACATAAGAATCGCCCTGGACTACTTGGAGATATTGCTTCGTTAATCGGTATGCTAGGGATTAATATTTTAACAATTAATGGTGTCGACACAATGAAACGTGGTATGCTACTTGGTTGCGACAATGATGATCAAATTACAAGATTTGAATCAATTTTAAATACTATGGACAATATAACAATAATTAAACTAAGAAAACCAACTCTTAGAGATCGTTTAGCTGTAAGACATGGTACTTATATCCAACGAGACGTAGATGATAAAAAGACTTTTCGTTTTGTTCGCGATGATTTAGGTATGCTTGTTGATTTTATGGCAGAGTTATTTAAACAGCCAGGCCATAAGCTAATCGGAATCAGGGGGATGCCTCGCGTTGGTAAAACTGAATCAGTAGTAGCAGCAAGTGTTTGTGCGAATAAACGCTGGTTATTTGTATCATCAACATTAATTAAACAAACATTAAGAAGTCAATTAATAGAAGACGAATATAATTCAGACAATGTATTTATTATTGATGGTATTCTTTCTCATAGAAGAGCAAATGAACAACATTGGCAATTAGTTCGCGAAATTATGGCAATGTCTTCTGTGAAGGTAGTAGAGCATCCAGATGTATTTGTACAGCAAACTGAATACTCTTTAGATGATTTTGATTACATAATTGAATTAAGAAATGATGAAAATGAAGAAATTAAATATGAACTTGTAGACCAAATGGACAAAAATGGACACAACTCGTTCTCTATGTTTGATTTTTAA
- a CDS encoding SDR family oxidoreductase has translation MRKRILVIGASGDIGLAISKKLINEKHDLVVHFNSKKEPLNEILELAREHELKCQLVQADLSEKNGVDVLTSQIVDQIDSIVYASGFSIYGLINDVSDQEIDQLTQLHIKSLIKVVNYFLPNMVAKKSGSIVVVSSIWGQIGASCEVLYSTTKGAQNAYVMALAKELGPSNIKVNAVAPGAVKTNMLNSFTETDLIEIANEIPMSRLALPSEIANTVNFLISEQSSYITGQILGVNGGWHTS, from the coding sequence ATGAGAAAAAGAATATTAGTAATAGGAGCTAGTGGAGACATAGGCTTGGCTATTTCAAAAAAATTAATAAACGAAAAACATGATTTAGTTGTCCACTTTAACAGTAAGAAAGAGCCACTTAACGAAATCCTAGAACTAGCTAGAGAGCATGAATTAAAATGCCAATTAGTTCAAGCGGATTTATCAGAGAAAAATGGTGTTGATGTTTTAACGTCACAAATTGTTGATCAGATTGATTCAATTGTTTATGCGTCTGGATTTTCGATTTACGGACTAATTAATGATGTAAGTGATCAAGAAATAGATCAATTAACTCAATTACATATTAAAAGCTTGATAAAAGTAGTCAATTATTTTCTTCCAAATATGGTGGCGAAAAAATCTGGAAGTATTGTTGTAGTTTCTTCTATATGGGGTCAAATCGGTGCATCTTGTGAAGTGCTATACTCAACAACTAAAGGTGCTCAAAATGCATATGTAATGGCTCTAGCAAAAGAATTAGGGCCAAGCAATATAAAAGTAAATGCAGTCGCTCCAGGTGCAGTAAAAACGAATATGTTAAATTCATTTACTGAAACTGATTTAATCGAAATTGCAAATGAAATACCGATGAGTAGATTAGCACTACCAAGTGAAATCGCCAATACGGTAAATTTCCTAATTTCCGAACAATCTTCCTATATAACTGGTCAAATTCTTGGAGTAAACGGCGGTTGGCACACTTCTTAA
- a CDS encoding insulinase family protein, translating to MEKKYFEQLNETLYFEELENGLKVYILPKQGYNKTYATFTTKYGSIDSEFIPLGKDEKLVVPDGIAHFLEHKLFEKKDGDVFQVFSKQGASSNAFTSFTRTAYLFSATNNVEQNLITLIDFVQEPYFSDQSVEKEKGIIGQEIKMYEDNPDWRQYFGMIANLYGKHPVRTDIAGTVESISKINKELLYTCYETFYHPSNMLFFVVGPVNPEETMNLIRDNQNKKTFKDANEIKRFFPEETPESAEKKKVLHMNVQSSKVLVGIKDFSAPKGGSELLKHELSISILLDYLFGKGSNTYQQMYEDGLIDDSFSYDYSAENGFAFAIIGGDSTSPEKLSEKIKEVLLDTKNHDWEKEIVDRVVKKKIGGFLRSLNSPEYIANQFTRYAFLDMHLFDIVSVLQSISIEDLKASASHLINDDYMSEFFVLPH from the coding sequence ATGGAAAAAAAGTATTTTGAACAATTGAATGAAACTCTTTATTTCGAAGAGCTTGAGAACGGATTAAAAGTATATATTCTTCCAAAGCAGGGTTACAACAAAACATATGCGACCTTTACTACTAAATATGGTTCAATTGATTCTGAGTTTATTCCATTAGGAAAAGATGAAAAATTGGTTGTACCAGATGGAATTGCTCATTTTTTAGAGCATAAATTGTTTGAAAAGAAAGATGGAGATGTATTCCAGGTTTTTAGCAAACAAGGTGCTTCTTCAAATGCATTTACGAGTTTCACGCGAACAGCTTACTTATTTTCAGCTACGAATAATGTAGAACAGAATTTAATAACATTAATTGATTTTGTTCAAGAACCTTATTTTTCTGATCAAAGTGTTGAAAAAGAAAAAGGAATCATTGGTCAAGAAATTAAAATGTACGAAGATAATCCTGATTGGAGACAGTACTTTGGGATGATTGCTAATTTATATGGTAAACATCCAGTTAGAACTGATATTGCTGGTACGGTTGAATCAATATCAAAAATTAATAAAGAATTATTATACACTTGTTACGAAACATTTTATCATCCAAGCAATATGTTATTCTTTGTTGTTGGTCCAGTAAATCCTGAAGAAACAATGAACTTAATTAGAGATAATCAAAATAAAAAGACTTTTAAAGATGCTAATGAAATTAAGAGATTTTTCCCAGAGGAAACTCCTGAATCTGCAGAAAAGAAAAAAGTATTACATATGAATGTCCAATCATCGAAAGTACTCGTTGGAATAAAGGACTTTTCTGCACCTAAAGGTGGAAGCGAATTACTAAAACATGAATTATCTATTTCCATCCTACTAGATTATTTATTCGGAAAAGGTTCAAATACTTATCAACAAATGTATGAAGATGGTTTAATAGATGATTCGTTTTCATATGATTACTCTGCCGAAAATGGTTTTGCATTCGCAATTATTGGTGGAGATTCAACTTCACCTGAGAAACTTTCTGAAAAAATAAAAGAAGTCTTATTAGACACTAAAAACCATGACTGGGAAAAAGAAATTGTTGACCGGGTAGTTAAAAAGAAAATTGGAGGATTTTTACGTTCATTAAATTCTCCAGAATATATAGCGAATCAATTTACAAGATACGCATTTTTAGATATGCATTTATTTGACATAGTATCTGTGTTACAATCGATCTCGATAGAGGATTTAAAAGCAAGTGCAAGTCATCTAATTAATGATGACTATATGAGCGAATTTTTCGTTCTTCCGCATTAA
- a CDS encoding insulinase family protein, with translation MNLLQYKNSDINGIKLHVVTTEKFKTNSITLKVRGKLEEDTVSYRGILPYVLQSGTKDLPTNGEIRRKLEELYGATFFVDVSKKGDYHVMSFTIDVANEKYLSNQSSLLNEALSLIASIWQNPFLENGAFSAKHVETQKRTQIQRIQSINDDKLKFANQRLVEEMFKDEPYALLANGKTEDVNSITAESLYKYYEKALQQDLIDLYVVGDVEFDQCKQLVEENFRNTTSEKVTVDTVKATPISSPNEVIEEQKLNQAKLHIGYTTEISIKDPDYFALQVFNGLFGGYSHSKLFINVREKNSLAYYAASRFESHKSILMVMSGIASENFEKATTIIAEQLEEMKKGNFTEAEIDQTKLVIKNSLLESMDTAYGIIETLFNDQAAGNERPIEDWIPAIEKVTKDEMVAVANKIKLHTTYFLKGQEGE, from the coding sequence TTGAATTTGTTACAATACAAAAACAGTGATATTAATGGCATTAAACTACATGTGGTTACGACAGAAAAATTTAAAACAAATTCGATTACACTAAAAGTACGTGGAAAACTTGAAGAAGATACAGTATCGTACCGTGGAATTTTACCTTATGTATTACAAAGTGGTACGAAAGATCTTCCTACTAATGGTGAAATTAGAAGAAAATTAGAAGAATTATACGGTGCAACCTTCTTTGTAGACGTTTCAAAAAAAGGTGATTATCATGTCATGTCGTTTACAATTGATGTTGCAAATGAAAAATACCTTTCAAATCAAAGCTCTTTATTAAATGAAGCACTTTCGCTTATAGCGTCAATATGGCAAAATCCATTTTTAGAAAATGGTGCATTTTCAGCTAAACATGTTGAAACTCAAAAAAGAACGCAAATACAACGAATCCAGTCGATTAACGATGATAAATTGAAATTTGCAAATCAACGACTAGTAGAAGAAATGTTTAAGGATGAGCCATATGCGTTACTTGCAAATGGAAAAACTGAGGATGTTAATTCAATTACAGCTGAATCTCTTTATAAATATTATGAAAAAGCCCTGCAGCAAGATTTAATTGATCTTTATGTTGTTGGTGATGTTGAATTTGATCAATGTAAACAATTGGTTGAAGAAAACTTCCGAAATACTACAAGTGAGAAAGTCACTGTTGATACTGTAAAAGCAACTCCAATTAGTTCACCTAATGAAGTAATTGAAGAGCAAAAATTGAATCAGGCTAAGCTACACATTGGTTATACAACTGAAATTTCCATCAAAGACCCAGACTATTTTGCACTTCAAGTGTTTAATGGGCTTTTTGGAGGATACTCACATTCAAAATTATTTATCAATGTACGAGAAAAAAACAGTTTAGCATACTATGCTGCTTCGCGTTTTGAAAGCCATAAATCAATCTTAATGGTAATGTCGGGTATTGCATCTGAAAACTTTGAAAAAGCAACGACAATCATTGCTGAGCAGCTTGAAGAAATGAAAAAAGGAAATTTCACAGAAGCAGAAATTGATCAGACAAAACTAGTTATCAAAAATAGCTTATTAGAAAGTATGGACACGGCTTATGGAATAATTGAAACTTTATTCAATGATCAAGCTGCAGGTAACGAACGTCCGATTGAAGACTGGATTCCTGCAATTGAAAAAGTTACAAAAGATGAAATGGTAGCTGTGGCTAATAAAATAAAGCTGCATACAACTTATTTCTTAAAAGGTCAGGAGGGAGAATAA